A part of Cryptococcus neoformans var. grubii H99 chromosome 6, complete sequence genomic DNA contains:
- a CDS encoding telomerase reverse transcriptase, whose translation MTAPICDRAPATTQQRTSPPTLHHKTLSAYYPYIYTLSKFISSRLEGFESQPHASNTTTFSTFLRTTLCAFRNEDELNRVELDKDRRVIFPTQQEAIDKALSHVAKASSGPGKVQNLLLLRTSSKLHIQDLPINMSRPSVPNQTIQGPAGSFRSSEWQVLRSRIGDKSFSQLLLGTSLFSPVGNNCYLQLSGIPLYELYEDDHRRIFESKIELNRKRKRGAEKNKKGKRKRPKSITVIQAEGNPEILDQVKIKEKRDDRNPSNINIMRQRMFYGRPYWNKQGVLSYGLPPSHILNSLKCGKKSHDAPSDVDCLSLLDDIFPQLVGNNRDISSFITEKLPKRAAGMIGIAREIIVRHNRLEYERIMKQCLKRMDRVSSKTPPPYRGTATPAQSNNQTSPRDVVRSERSAGLNIATYEEKTHNPLIPKTHRQVCWFVTTIVRSLFSTQIMGSQHNLDILLANVRKFITAKQFETISLHSLSQNLRINDFRWLHEDIGSGQRVVRGEMKKRKELVLSLIHWIFECFLVPLIKNSFYVTETATTKYETVYYSQKDWNKAVRPHYQKLQDSLLEEIDKNKIEAARRGVLGVSTARLIPKPTGFRPIVNLGRKIEMPDMTNSKRKSWSANQILGNVHKVLTSEKDRQKSRLGGALFGTNEIFPPLQKLKCDLTKIHGNLPQLYFIKTDIKAAFDSIKQDKMLEMLEDMLRQSSEYRVILYSVLLPPGHIAYQGTSKRLFKSRAIPTEDVSLTFADHAKEIAASMRNVTIVDMVRRHSVTTQECLDLLRTHIKDNVWQVGKQYFRQKTGISQGSKVSTLLCTMFYSYLENEHLSWTRREGSLLLRYIDDFLFITDNYNLARRFVDVMSRGFPEYGARISVDKTLLSFEYETGKQLAPVCGANEQGDVDFPYCGFLIRTGTLDIMPDYTRLLNYSIKQSFARRSTRKQGSSFLTWYSRQLENRNHVALLDTAHNGLGTVMMNVFINFAVTTMKVPHYFKGMDSSANLNRLIFASMLCSSEYTFYAGRARVLHHVRTKDCKNLDKKEHFSLKKEEFILLAITAMSHVLKRKASRFKGVVDLLEAEAKKRVYRGLAEKLAVVCDKGWDAVKDAMY comes from the exons ATGACGGCGCCCATCTGCGACCGAGCACCCGCCACGACCCAACAACGAACTTCACCCCCGACGCTTCATCACAAGACGTTGTCGGCATATTATCCTTACATCTATACTCTCTCCAAGTTCATATCTTCCCGCCTAGAAGGTTTTGAAAGCCAACCGCACGCTTCTAATACTACAACGTTCAGCACATTTCTCAGGACTACCCTCTGCGCTTTCAGGAATGAGGACGAACTCAATCGCGTCGAACTTGACAAGGATAGACGTGTCATCTTCCCCACTCAGCAGGAGGCTATAGATAAAGCTTTGAGCCATGTTGCAAAGGCGAGTTCCGGACCCGGGAAGGTCCAAAACTTGCTGCTTCTTCGCACATCGTCGAAG TTGCACATACAAGATCTGCCAATCAATATGTCTCGCCCATCTGTCCCTAATCAAACGATACAGGGGCCGGCTGGCTCGTTCAGATCTTCCGAATGGCAAGTCCTGAGGTCAAG AATCGGAGACAAATCCTTCAGCCAACTCCTCCTTGGTACTTCCCTTTTTAGCCCTGTCGGCAACAATTGCTATCTGCAGCTGAGCGGTATACCATTATATGAATTATACGAAGACGACCATCGCAGAATTTTCGAGTCCAAAATAGAACTCAATAGGAAGCgaaaaagaggagcagAGAAAAATAAGAAGGGTAAAAGAAAACGCCCAAAGAGTATAACTGTAATCCAAGCAGAAGGGAACCCTGAGATTTTGGATCAGGTAAAGAttaaagaaaaaagggatGATCGAAA CCCCAGCAACATTAACATTATGCGGCAGCGTATGTTTTACGGACGCCCCTACTGGAATAAGCAGGGCGTATTATCTTATGGTCTTCCGCCCTCTC ATATCCTCAATTCTCTCAAGTGTGGTAAGAAATCACACGACGCGCCCAGCGACGTTGACTGTTTGTCACTTCTCGACGATATATTCCCACAGCTTGTCGGTAACAACAGAGATATCTCCAGCTTCATCACAGAGAAACTTCCAAAGCGTGCTGCGGGAATGATCGGGATTGCGAGAGAGATCATAGTACGGCATAATCGACTGGAGTATGAGAGGATTATGAAGCAATGTCTCAAG aggatggataGAGTG TCTTCAAAAACGCCGCCACCTTACAGAGGGACCGCAACGCCAGCTCAGTCTAACAACCAGACTTCGCCAAGAGATGTGGTTAGAAGCGAACGATCTGCAGGGTTGAACATCGCTACTTATGAGGAGAAGACTCACAATCCCCTCATCCCTAAGACGCATCGGCAG GTATGCTGGTTTGTCACTACTATCGTTCGGTCTTTATTTTCTACACAGATCATGGGAAGTCAACACAACCTGGATATTCTTCTTGCTA ATGTTCGTAAATTCATCACGGCTAAACAGTTCGAGACTATATCTCTGCATTCCTTAAGTCAGAACCTGAGGATCAATGACTTCCGATGGCTCCATGAAGATATCGGATCCGGACAGAGAGTGGTTCGGggggaaatgaagaaaagaaaagagttGGTTCTCAGCTTGATCCACTGGATATTCGAATGCTTCCTTGTACCTCTTATCAAG AATTCATTCTATGTCACTGAAACGGCGACGACCAAATACGAGACAGTGTACTACTCTCAGAAGGACTGGAACAAGGCCGTTAGGCCACATTACCAAAAACTCCAGGACAGCCtgttggaggagattgacAAG AACAAGATTGAAGCAGCACGGCGAGGTGTTCTGGGCGTATCAACCGCGCGTCTAATCCCCAAACCCACTGGATTTCGGCCCATTGTCAACCTCGGGCGGAAGATC GAAATGCCGGACATGACGAACTCGAAACGAAAATCCTGGAGCGCGAACCAAATTTTAGGCAATGTACACAAGGTGCTCACGTCCGAGAAG GATCGGCAGAAAAGCAGACTGGGAGGAGCTCTCTTCGGTACAAATGAgatctttcctccactCCAGAAGCTTAAGTGTGATTTGACCAAGATCCATGGGAATCT GCCCCAATTATACTTTATTAAGACGGATATCAAGGCCGCTTTCGACTCCATCAAGCAGGACAAGATGCTTGAAATGTTGGAAGACATGCTTCGTCAG AGCTCCGAGTATCGCGTTATACTATACAGCGTTCTCTTGCCGCCGGGCCATATAGCTTACCAAGGCACTTCGAAACGATTGTTCAAATCGAGGGCAATACCTACAG AGGATGTTTCGCTTACGTTCGCCGATCATGCTAAGGAGATTGCAGCTTCCATGCGGAATGTTACCATTGTGGACATG GTGAGGAGACATTCAGTAACCACTCAAGAATGTCTTGATCTTTTGCGCACCCATATCAAGGACAATGTGTGGCAA GTCGGCAAGCAATACTTTCGACAAAAGACGGGCATTTCCCAAGGCTCTAAAGTCAGCACTTTGCTTTGCACAATGTTCTATTCGTACCTAGAAAACGAGCATCTCTCTTGGACTCGACGCGAAGGCAGC cttcttcttcgctaCATCGACgacttccttttcatcacAGATAACTATAACTTAGCCCGACGCTTTGTAGATGTGATGTCTCGTGGATTTCCTGAGTATGGCGCGCGAATATCTGTAGACAAAACTCTCCTATCGTTTGAATACGAAACTGGTAAGCAGCTAGCTCCTGTATGCGGTGCCAACGAGCAAGGGGATGTTG ATTTCCCTTATTGTGGTTTTCTGATACGAACCGGAACACTCGACATTATGCCGGACTATACAAGGCTCCTAAACTATT CGATCAAACAATCATTTGCACGTCGATCAACACGCAAACAGGGTTCATCTTTTTTGACTTGGTATAGCCGCCAGCTGGAAAACCGTAATCATGTGGCTCTT CTGGATACCGCACACAACGGACTTGGTACTGTTATGATGAACGTTTTCATCAATTTTGCTGTGACAACAATGAAGGTACCTCACTACTTCAAAGGAATGGACAGTAGCGCCAACTTGAATCGACTGATATTTG CTTCTATGTTATGCTCGTCAGAGTATACCTTTTATGCCGGACGCGCCAGGGTTCTACACCACGTTCGTACCAAAGATTGCAAAAACCTGGATAAGAAAGAGCACTTTTCGTTGAAAAAAGAGGAGTTTATATT ATTGGCCATCACGGCAATGTCTCATGTCTTGAAGCGTAAAGCTTCTAGGTTCAAAGGAGTGGTGGATTTGTTAGAGGCCGAAGCCAAAAAGCGAGTGTATAGAGGATTAGCGGAAAAGCTTGCCGTTGTATGTGACAAGGGATGGGATGCGGTAAAGGACGCTATGTATTGA
- a CDS encoding large subunit ribosomal protein L21e — protein sequence MPHSFGMRARTRHMFRRGFKEHGAPNVSTFLITYRVGDIVDIKANSSQQKGMPHKFYHGKTGIVYNVTPRAVGVIIYKVVNGRYMEKRVNIRVEHIRHSKCRQEFLDRVKSNAAKKKEAKEKGEQVLLKRLPAQPREARVVSIHNNVPQTLTARPYETFI from the exons ATGCCTCACTCTTTCGGTATGCGAGCGCGAACGCGCCACATGTTCAGGAGGGGTTTCAAGG AGCACGGTGCCCCCAACGtctccaccttcctcatcacctaCCGAGTTGGTGACATCGTTGACATCAAGGCCAACTCTTCTCAGCAGAAGGGTATGCCCCACAAGT TCTACCACGGCAAGACCGGTATCGTTTACAACGTTACCCCCCGAGCTGTTGGTGTGATCATCTACAAGGTCGTCAACGGTCGATACATGGAGAAGCGTGTCAACATCCGAGTTGAGCACATCCGTCACTCCAAGTGCCGACAGGAGTTCCTTGACCGTGTCAAGTCCAACGccgccaagaagaaggaggccaaggaaaagggcgagCAAGTTCTGCTCAAGCGACTCCCTGCTCAGCCCCGAGAGGCCAGGGTTGTTTCCATCCACAACAACGTCCCCCAGACCCTTACCGCCAGGCCTT ACGAGACTTTCATCTAA
- a CDS encoding xaa-Pro dipeptidase: MAQKYPSRAHALKLIHELVKLIPDHERGKLHGIFLQGSPTLFRDDTDHEHPFHQEANFNYLSGIIHPNCSLAVFFSLPVTPSSSSVIEHHLFIPAADPAETMWSVAPPTMEVAKQVYDSDNITFTSSIPGVLGSAIKSGNGELVLHVLPRTMEYPALPEVIDQTSGLRLESSYLFKALHIARLTKDEYEIDLIRQANRISSAAHEVVMRELGRFASAREKGGRDLKERTGKEGVREWEIESERDAEAVFVATCKRMGATDQAYLPIVASGVRSSTLHYVCNDRLFPSLPRKQGDLSFTHEVSRGCCGDDHNQPIPSLLHNDAFLPQLLLIDAGCEWKGYASDITRTMPIGNGGKFTKEAGEIYELVLRMQKECEELVKPGVHWDTIHLHAHKVLIDGLLSLGILTGSPEDILQSGITAAFFPHGLGHSLGLDTHDSLQYLRLVHEDLPPTTSSTPSKLYKYLRIRLPLTLNMVLTVEPGCYFAPQLMEGHGVWTSKFVVQDKLKEYVGIGGVRIEDVIVVREQGIENLTTVGKERDWVEAVCSAAL, encoded by the exons ATGGCACAGAAGTACCCCTCTAGGGCACATGCTCTCAAGCTGATCCACGAGCTTGTCAAACTGATCCCCGACCACGAACGAGGCAAG CTACATGGGATCTTTTTGCAGGGATCCCCTACCCTATTCAGAGATGATACCGACCATGAACATCCCTTTC ACCAAGAAGCCAACTTCAACTATCTCTCTGGAATCATTCACCCTAATTGCTCTCTTGCCGtattcttctccctccctGTCAcgccctcttcctcttccgtgATCGAGCATCATCTTTTCATCCCGGCAGCTGACCCTGCCGAGACTATGTGGTCGGTCGCCCCTCCAACAATGGAAGTGGCCAAACAAGTGTACGACAGCGACAACATCACATTTACCAGCTCTATCCCCGGAGTGCTGGGATCGGCCATTAAGAGTGGCAATGGCGAGCTGGTGCTTCATGTGCTTCCTAGGACTATGGAATACCCGGCTTTGCCAGAAGTTATCGACCAGACCTCGGGCCTTCGACTCGAATCGTCATACCTGTTCAAAGCGCTTCACATTGCTCGTCTCACAAAGGATGAATATGAAATTGATTTGATTCGCCAGGCCAATCGAATTTCCAGCGCGGCTCACGAGGTTGTAATGCGAGAATTAGGAAGGTTCGCATCAGcgagggaaaagggcgGAAGAGatttgaaagagaggaccggcaaggaaggagtgAGGGAATGGGAGATTGAGAGCGAGAGGGATGCCGAGGCAGTCTTTGTGGCCACATGCAAACGTATGGG GGCAACAGACCAAGCTTACTTGCCTATCGTGGCAAGTGGCGTTCGGTCCAGTACACTTCATTATGT CTGCAATGACcgtctcttcccatctcttccccGTAAACAAGGAGACCTTTCCTTCACCCATGAGGTATCTCGTGGTTGTTGTGGCGACGACCATAATCAAcccattccttcccttttgcACAATGAtgctttccttcctcagTTGCTCTTGATCGATGCAGGATGTGAATGGAAGGGGTATGCTTCCGATATCACGAGAACAATGCCCATCGGGAACGGCGGCAAATTCACAAAGGAGGCTGGTGAGATCTACGAATTGGTTTTAAGGATGCAAAAG GAATGTGAAGAGCTGGTTAAACCAGGAGTTCACTGGGACACTATTCATCTCCATGCTCACAAGGTGTTAATCGATGGCTTACTCTCCCTTGGCATCCTCACCGGATCACCAGAAGACATCCTTCAGAGCGGTATCACTgctgccttcttccctcatGGGCTTGGTCACTCTCTCGGCCTCGACACTCACGATTCTTTGCAGTATCTCCGTCTTGTTCACGAAGATCTCCCACCAacaacatcttccacccCGTCGAAGCTCTACAAGTATCTTCGCATCCGCTTGCCTTTGACGCTCAACATGGTTCTCACAGTTGAACCAGGCTGTTATTTTGCCCCTCAACTTATGGAAGGGCATGGCGTCTGGACAAGTAAATTCGTGGTCCAAGACAAACTAAAGGAATATGTGGGTATTGGAGGGGTAAGGATTGAGGATGTCATTGTCGTAAGAGAACAGGGAATAGAGAACTTGACCACagttggaaaagaaagagactGGGTCGAAGCGGTTTGCTCTGCAGCCCTTTGA
- a CDS encoding small subunit ribosomal protein S9 has protein sequence MTCAPRKQSKTYKVPKRPYEAARLDAELKLAGEYGLRNKREIWRIQLTLSKIRRAARELLKLDDKDPKRLFEGNALIRRLVRIGVLDDTRMRLDYVLALKTEDFLERRLQTQVFKLGLAKSVHHARVLIRQRHIRVGKQIVNVPSFVVRLDSQKHIDYALTSPYGGGRPGRVKRKRAKAAAGGGDDAEEEDEE, from the exons ATGACCTG CGCGCCCAGGAAGCAGTCCAAGACCTACAAGGTCCCCAAGAGGCCCTACGAGGCTGCCCGTCTCGACGCCGAGCTCAAG CTTGCGGGCGAGTACGGTCTTCGTAACAAGCGAGAGATCTGGCGTATCCAGCTTACCCTCTCCAAG ATTCGACGTGCTGCCCGAGAGCTCCTTAAGCTCGACGACAAGGACCCCAAGCGACTCTTCGAGGGTAACGCTTTGATCCGTCGTCTTGTTCGAATTGGTGTGCTCGACGACACTCGCATGCGTCTCGATTACGTCTTGGCCCTCAAGACTGAGGATTTCCTCGAGAGGCGTTTGCAGACCCAGGTGTTCAAGCTCGG TCTCGCCAAGTCCGTCCACCACGCTCGTGTTCTCATCAGGCAAAGGCACATCCGAGTTGGCAAGCAAATCGTCAACgttccttctttcgttgTCCGACTCGACTCCCAGAA GCACATCGACTACGCTCTCACCTCTCCTTACGGTGGTGGCCGACCCGGTCGTGTtaagaggaagagggctAAGGCGGCcgctggtggtggtgacgacgccgaggaggaagacgaggagtAG
- a CDS encoding V-type proton ATPase catalytic subunit A, with the protein MAGAMDRAKRDLPKIRDEEREAMFGSVFSVSGPVVIGENMRGCAMYELVRVGHDELVGEVIRIEADRATIQVYEETSGVTVGDPVLRTGKPLSVELGPGLMTNIYDGIQRPLQAIQEKSQSIYIPRGINTESLSREIKWDFNPANLNVGDHIAGGDIFGSVYENSLVDNHKIMLPPRAMGTITRIAEKGSYTVEDVVLETEFQGKTTQHTMMQLWPVRAPRPVAEKESATYPLFTGQRVLDALFPCVQGGTTAIPGAFGCGKTVISQALSKFSNSDIIVYVGCGERGNEMAEVLADFPELTLERAGREEPIMKRTTLVANTSNMPVAAREASIYTGITLSEYFRDQGNNVAMMADSTSRWAEALREISGRLAEMPADSGYPAYLGAKLAGFYERAGKVSCLGSPSRNGTVSIVGAVSPPGGDFSDPVTSATLGIVQVFWGLSKSLAQRKHFPSVDWNLSYSKYLKILDPHYEKNNPGFIDLRTKVKEILQKEQDLAEIVQLVGKSALGESDKITLEVARMLKDDFLQQNGISEYDRYCPFYKTSGMLKNFVAFYDGSQRAIEANDMTFAQVRDATSDIMFKLSQMKFESPNTQSEEEIQAKFDALYNEIGETFRRLQE; encoded by the exons ATG GCAGGCGCAATGGATCGAGCAAAGCGCGATCTCCCCAAG ATCCGTGATGAGGAACGCGAGGCCATGTTCGGCTCCGTCTTCTC GGTCTCAGGTCCTGTCGTTATTGGTGAGAACATGCGAGGTTGCGCGATGTATGAATTGGTCCGAGTCGGTCATGACGAGCTTGTCGGAG AGGTCATCCGAATTGAGGCCGATCGTGCAACCATTCAAGTATACGAGGAGACTTCTGGTGTGACTGTTGGTGACCCTGTGTTGAGGACGGGAAAGCCACTGTCTGTTGAACTTGGTCCCGGCCTCATGACCAATATCTACGA CGGTATCCAGAGGCCTCTCCAGGCTATTCAGGAGAAATCTCAAAGTATCTATATCCCTC GTGGTATCAACACTGAATCCCTCAGCCGAGAGATTAAATGGGACTTTAACCCTGCTAACCTCAATGTCGGAGACCACATTGCTGGTGGTGATATCTTCGGTAGCGTCTACGAAAACTCTTTGGTGGATAACCACAAGATTATGTTACCACCTAGAGCTATGGGTACTATCACCAGGATTGCTGAGAAGGGTAGCTACACTGTGGAA GATGTCGTGCTTGAAACCGAGTTCCAGGGCAAGACAACTCAACACACCATGATGCAGCTTTGGCCCGTGCGAGCCCCTCGACCAGTagctgaaaaggagagTGCTACCTATCCGCTGTTTACTGGTCAGCGAGTATTAGATGCTCTTTTCCCCTGTGTTCAGGGTGGTACAACTGCTATCCCTGGTGCTTTCGGCTG TGGTAAGACGGTTATT AGTCAAGCGTTGTCCAAGTTCTCCAACTCTGATATCATCGTTTATGTCGGTTGCGGTGAACGCGGTAATG AAATGGCCGAGGTTTTGGCCGAT TTCCCTGAGCTCACCCTCGAGCGTGCCGGTCGAGAGGAACCTATCATGAAGCGTACCACCCTTGTCGCCAACACCTCCAACATGCCTGTCGCTGCGCGAGAAGCTTCCATCTACACCGGTATCACCCTTTCCGAATACTTCCGTGACCAGGGCAACAACGTTGCCATGATGGCCGATTCCACTTCTCGATGGGCTGAAGCCCTCCGAGAGATCTCTGGTCGTCTTGCTGAAATGCCTGCCGACTCTGGTTACCCTGCGTACCTTGGTGCCAAGCTCGCTGGTTTCTACGAGCGAGCGGGCAAGGTTTCATGTTTGGGTAGCCCTTCCAGAAACGGTACGGTCTCCATTGTCGGAGCTGTATCTCCTCCTGGTGGTGACTTCTCCGACCCCGTCACTAGTGCTACCCTCGGTATCGTACAGGTGTTCTGGGGTCTTTCCAAGTCTCTTGCTCAGAGGAAACATTTCCCATCCGTCGACTGGAACCTTTCCTACTCTAAATACCTCAAAATCCTCGATCCTCATTACGAGAAGAACAACCCCGGTTTCATCGATCTTAGGACGAAGGTCAAGGAGATTTTACAAAAGGAGCAGGATTTGGCAGAGATTGTGCAGCTGGTCGGAAAGAGTGCTTTGGGAGAGAGCGATAAGATTACTCTAGAAGTGGCCAGAATGCTCAAG GATGACTTCCTTCAGCAGAACGGTATTTCTGAATACGATCGATACTGCCCTTTCTACAAAACCTCTGGGATGCTCAAGAACTTTGTGGCCTTTTACGATGGATCTCAACGTGCCATCGAGGCCAATGATATGACCTTTGCTCAA GTTCGCGACGCTACTTCGGACATCATGTTCAAACTCTCACAAATGAAGTTTGAATCCCCCAACACACAgagcgaggaggaaatTCAGGCTAAATTCGACGCATTGTACAATGAGATTGGCGAGACTTTCAGGAGATTGCAAGAGTAA
- a CDS encoding pre-rRNA-processing protein TSR1 translates to MSGHSHRPTLKQSNKGFKSKHASKGSLKAAAKGKVSSSAHSHGTKNALGNSKKARLNANAQKRTAKRQAVIQDQKFFSTSSGGGHVPRIVSVVPLLPSISPRTFIANLLPSLGLNESELQEISAGLSDYGSYLLRAPRYKTSLQINLLPPLSVYPTLDAAFVSDYIVLLMSSVDEVQLQGETILRSLQGQVGGAEIVACVQAPESNPLRPDTRQLIHKSLLSFTRYFFPSVAKIYSSDTPQESLLLARALCEAAPKGMRGDDGRAYIVAENPNSIRWTGSGILTEDGQEKGQLEIIGTVRGGGTLNADRLVHIPGSGDYQVAAILSAPLPSKRQQTQIAANDTLSVPTEDADDLTATNIPDLLANEQTWPTEEEMAGSTERTVEEPVVKKRVKRVPKGTSAYQAAWIVDDDEEIDAEDLSDDESMAASGDEAASAGERSVAEDEEEYEDVEVDSRQEIVHTDLDPEQEEADYEAYLKERSKADREDAMFPDEVDTPRHIPARTRFQRYRGLKSFRTSPWDPYEDLPIDYAKIFQFENFAATSKRIQLEGAREGVKTGTRVILVLRDVPRSVIEDRETGIPFIVHGLLRHEHKQSVLHFVVQRNTEYTEPVKAKELLVLCVGPRRYIVRPLYSQHVRGGGKGANNVHKSEKFLRPGTATVMSIFGPICFGKSPCLLMKDRGIKTVPDLVAMGSFLSSDPTRIIAKRIILTGHPVKIHKKTATIRYMFFNREDIEYFKSVQLHTKYGKIGNIKESLGTHGYFKAHFDGPIQQMDTICMSLYKRQYPKWSEEFRPAQLAVGAIEEVGEDVMETDE, encoded by the exons ATGTCAGGCCACAGCCACCGTCCCACTCTCAAACAG TCAAACAAGGGGTTCAAGTCAAAGCACGCTTCAAAAGGCTCTTTGAAAGCTGCTGCCAAAG GCAAAGTTTCTAGTTCGGCCCATTCCCATGGTACCAAAAATGCCCTCGGCAACTCCAAAAAGGCCAGGCTCAATGCCAATGCTCAGAAGAGGACTGCGAAGAGACAGGCAGTCATTCAGGATCAAAAGTTTTTTTCAACTAGCAGCGGAGGAG GTCATGTTCCTCGAATTGTGTCTGTTGTCCCTCTTCTGCCTTCGATCTCTCCTCGAACTTTCATTGCGAATCTTTTGCCTTCCTTGGGTCTTAACGAATCTGAATTGCAAGAGATTTCCGCTGGACTATCTGATTACGGAAGCTACCTTCTTCGTGCGCCCCGCTACAAGacttccctccaaatcAACCTTTTGCCGCCTCTTTCAGTCTATCCTACACTCGATGCTGCTTTTGTGAGCGACTACATTGTGCTTCTGATGAGTAGTGTGGATGAGGTTCAGCTGCAAGGTGAAACTATTTTAAGGTCATTGCAGGGTCAGGTTGGAGGCGCAGAGATTGTTGCTTGTGTTCAG GCACCTGAGTCAAATCCTCTCCGTCCTGATACTCGGCAACTCATCCATAAATCACTCCTGTCATTCACTCGAtactttttcccttctgTTGCCAAAATATATTCATCGGACACACCTCAAGAATCTTTGTTACTTGCACGGGCGTTGTGCGAGGCAGCACCCAAGGGCATGAGGGGTGACGATGGGCGCGCTTACATCGTTGCGGAAAACCCTAATTCAATCAGATGGACAGGCAGTGGTATTCTGACAGAAGATGGTCAAGAAAAGGGACAACTGGAAATTATTGGCACTGtcagaggtggaggcacTCTGAACGCCGACAGATTAGTACATATACCAGGAAGCGGTGATTATCAAGTGGCCGCG ATTCTTTCAGCCCCATTACCTTCAAAAAGACAGCAGACTCAAATCGCTGCAAACGACACTCTGTCTGTACCAACTgaagatgctgatgatCTCACTGCTACCAATATTCCCGATCTCCTTGCGAACGAACAAACATGGCCtaccgaagaagaaatggcGGGTAGTACGGAGCGCACAGTTGAAGAACCTGTTGTAAAAAAAAGGGTGAAGAGAGTGCCCAAGGGAACTAGTGCTTATCAGGCTGCCTGGAtcgtggatgatgatgaagagatcgATGCGGAGGATCTGAGTGACGATGAGAGCATGGCTGCATCAGGCGACGAGGCTGCGTCCGCGGGAGAGAGGAGTGTTgcggaagacgaggaagagtaTGAGGATGTCGAGGTTGATTCGAGGCAAGAGATTGTCCACACGGATCTTGATCCggaacaagaggaagcaga CTATGAAGCTTACTTGAAAGAACGTTCTAAGGCCGATAGAGAAGACGCCATGTTCCCGGACGAAGTTGACACCCCTCGTCATATTCCTGCCAGAACAAGATTTCAACGTTACCGAGGGTTGAAAAGCTTCCGAACAAGCCCCTGGGACCCCTACGAGGATCTACCCATTGACTATGCTAAGATTTTCCAGTTCGAAAATTTTGCGGCCACAAGCAAGAGAATTCAACTAGAGGGAGCACGGGAAGGTGTCAAA ACTGGAACTAGAGTcatccttgttcttcgCGATGTGCCCCGTTCAGTCATTGAGGACCGGGAAACTGGTATTCCCTTCATCGTACATGGTCTTTTGAGGCACGAGCACAAGCAATCGGTCCTGCATTTCGTTGTCCAAAGGAACACTGAGTACACGGAACCTGTGAAGGCCAAG GAACTCTTGGTTTTATGCGTCGGTCCCAGAAGATACATTGTGCGACCTTTGTACTCACAGCATGTTAGAGGAGGCGGAAAAGGTGCCAATAATGTGCACAAGTCAGAGAAGTTCTTGAGGCCAGGTACTGCCACCGTTATGTCTATCTTTGGACCGATCTGCTTCGGCAAGAGCCCCTGTTTGTTGATGAAAGACCGAGGCATCAAAACGG TTCCTGATCTGGTAGCAATGGGAAGCTTCCTCTCGTCCGATCCAACGCGCATCATCGCCAAGAGAATCATTCTCACTGGTCACCCTGTCAAGATCCACAAGAAGACTGCTACCATTCGATACATGTTCTTCAACCGCGAAGATATTGAATACTTCAAGTCCGTTCAACTCCACACCAAATACGGAAAGATTGGTAACATTAAAGAATCTCTCGGCACACACGGATACTTTAAGGCCCACTTTGACGGACCTATTCAGCAGATGGATACTATCTGCATGAGCTTGTACAAAAGGCAGTATCCCAAA TGGTCTGAAGAGTTTCGTCCTGCTCAGTTGGCCGTTGGTGCgattgaggaggttggagaggatgtgATGGAGACAGACGAGTAG